The Methanomethylovorans hollandica DSM 15978 genome includes a region encoding these proteins:
- a CDS encoding DEAD/DEAH box helicase, translating to MSFENLKIKKTLQRALESEGYITPTPIQAQAIPHLLENRDLIGIAQTGTGKTAAFVLPILQKLSETNKPSKSRAPRVLVLAPTRELAAQIGDSFSTYGQFIRFRYTVVFGGVGQGPQVKALAHGVDVLIATPGRLLDLLDQGHVKLNEVEFFVLDEADRMLDMGFIKDVYRIVPLLPVKRQSLFFSATMSPQIAELARKLLTSPVHVEVSPQATTVEKIDQFVFFVDQENKDNLLLGLLQHNHLRSVLVFTRTKHRANKVALMLNKNKIEADAIHGNKSQNQRTKAMDDFKSGNVRVLVATDIAARGIDIEDISHVINYDLPNEPENYVHRIGRTARAGSDGTAYSFCAADERDYLRSIEKLTRQEIEVAEHHYHSETARNATGDAAKPAPRTQRGSGQKTRPQKQNRQHPVSRKPRPARGS from the coding sequence ATGTCATTTGAAAACCTAAAGATTAAAAAAACGCTTCAAAGAGCGCTTGAAAGCGAAGGATATATCACTCCTACACCCATACAGGCACAAGCAATTCCACATTTATTGGAAAACAGGGATCTGATAGGTATTGCCCAGACAGGTACAGGCAAGACTGCTGCATTTGTATTACCTATACTTCAAAAACTGTCAGAGACAAACAAACCTTCCAAATCCCGAGCGCCACGAGTACTTGTACTTGCACCTACGAGAGAGCTTGCTGCACAGATAGGAGACAGCTTTTCCACTTATGGGCAGTTCATAAGGTTCCGGTACACAGTTGTATTCGGTGGTGTAGGACAAGGACCCCAGGTGAAGGCTTTAGCACACGGTGTTGATGTTCTTATCGCTACTCCAGGAAGACTGCTTGATCTCCTGGACCAGGGACACGTAAAATTGAACGAAGTGGAGTTCTTTGTGCTTGATGAAGCTGACAGGATGTTGGATATGGGTTTCATAAAAGATGTGTACAGAATAGTACCCTTACTTCCTGTAAAAAGACAATCTCTTTTCTTCTCTGCTACAATGTCTCCACAGATTGCAGAACTTGCCAGAAAACTTCTAACAAGCCCGGTACATGTGGAAGTATCCCCTCAGGCAACAACAGTAGAAAAAATAGACCAATTCGTCTTTTTCGTGGACCAGGAGAACAAAGACAACCTGTTGCTTGGCCTCCTGCAGCACAATCATTTAAGATCTGTTTTAGTTTTTACCCGCACAAAACATCGTGCAAATAAAGTGGCTTTGATGCTTAACAAGAATAAAATCGAAGCCGATGCCATCCATGGTAATAAATCACAAAACCAGCGTACTAAAGCCATGGACGATTTCAAGTCAGGGAATGTAAGAGTACTGGTGGCAACAGATATTGCTGCGCGGGGAATCGATATTGAGGATATATCTCATGTCATAAACTACGATCTTCCTAACGAACCAGAGAATTATGTACATCGCATCGGACGCACGGCAAGAGCAGGATCGGATGGTACAGCATACTCATTCTGTGCAGCAGACGAACGTGATTATCTGCGCAGCATCGAAAAACTCACACGGCAGGAAATAGAGGTTGCAGAACATCACTATCATTCGGAAACAGCAAGGAACGCTACTGGAGACGCAGCCAAACCAGCTCCAAGAACACAGCGTGGATCCGGACAGAAAACCAGACCACAAAAACAGAACAGACAACACCCAGTATCAAGGAAACCGCGTCCTGCAAGAGGAAGCTAA
- a CDS encoding alpha/beta hydrolase, with amino-acid sequence MKDYLRKKNKIKGRNKKAVVKDIQLRSIAIGIGIVLILTGIVGILYNIQNSEDWSVSDEGILSYDLPERTDYSITDVNTSEDGDVLKYLTFKSEDEIIGGLMRFPSYGDKVPGIVVLPGAGVTKEGQQRLASDLADMGYATITIDQRNIGVVDPVKDLALFNEGKESSEYRMVYDALMAAEVLRDQKEVDPEKIAMLGISNGGRFAIIAAALDPKIKGVVGISTSGYGTGSIDKNNVDENTFTFYRSIDPDSYIATISPRKVIMFHASDDTVVPYSMAQDTFELAREPKSMYTINGSSHGYDMSSKEDLEKEFSIILG; translated from the coding sequence ATGAAAGATTACTTGAGGAAAAAAAATAAAATAAAAGGCAGAAACAAAAAAGCTGTTGTGAAGGACATCCAATTGCGCAGCATTGCAATTGGAATAGGTATTGTCCTGATCCTCACAGGGATCGTAGGGATATTATACAACATTCAGAATTCTGAAGATTGGTCTGTCTCCGACGAAGGCATATTGTCCTATGACCTTCCGGAGAGAACAGATTATTCAATCACTGATGTTAACACATCAGAAGATGGTGATGTACTAAAATATTTGACATTTAAAAGCGAGGATGAAATCATCGGGGGACTTATGCGTTTTCCTTCATACGGTGATAAAGTCCCTGGCATAGTAGTGCTCCCGGGGGCAGGAGTAACTAAGGAAGGACAGCAGAGACTTGCATCCGACCTTGCAGATATGGGATATGCCACGATCACTATAGACCAGCGCAACATAGGAGTTGTGGACCCTGTAAAAGACCTCGCACTGTTCAATGAAGGAAAAGAAAGCTCAGAATACCGCATGGTGTATGATGCACTCATGGCTGCAGAAGTATTAAGAGATCAGAAGGAAGTGGATCCTGAAAAGATAGCTATGCTCGGAATAAGTAATGGTGGGAGGTTTGCCATAATTGCAGCAGCCCTTGATCCTAAAATTAAAGGAGTTGTAGGTATCAGCACATCCGGGTATGGAACAGGCTCAATTGATAAAAACAATGTCGATGAAAACACGTTCACTTTTTACAGGTCCATAGATCCTGATAGCTACATAGCAACAATATCCCCCCGCAAAGTGATTATGTTTCATGCATCCGATGATACTGTAGTTCCCTACAGTATGGCCCAAGATACCTTTGAACTGGCCAGAGAACCAAAATCAATGTATACGATCAATGGCAGCAGTCACGGATACGATATGTCTTCAAAAGAAGATTTAGAAAAGGAATTCTCAATAATCCTTGGTTAA
- the tuf gene encoding translation elongation factor EF-1 subunit alpha encodes MAEKPHMNLAVIGHIDHGKSTLVGRLMFETGAVPAHMIEKYKQEAREKGKESFAFAWVMDSLKEERERGITIDIAHRRFDTDKYYFTVVDCPGHRDFVKNMITGASQADAAILVVAAPDGVMAQTREHIFLSRTLGINQLIIAVNKMDAAKYSEERYNEVKEQVSQLLGMVGFKASEIPFIPTSAFEGDNIKTSPSPNTPWYKGPGILEALNALKLPEKPDKLPLRIPVQDAYTISGIGTVPVGRVETGIMKKGDKVVFMPTGAGGEVKSIEMHHEEIEQATPGDNIGWSVRGVGKADVRRGDVCGHSANPPSVADEFTAQIVVLQHPSAITVGYTPVFHCHTTQTACTLMSIDKKLDPKSGQVKEENPTFIKAGDAAIVTVKPTKPMCIEPVKSIPQLGRFAIRDMGMTIAAGMCMSVKQK; translated from the coding sequence ATGGCTGAGAAACCACACATGAACTTAGCAGTCATCGGTCACATTGATCACGGCAAATCTACACTTGTCGGAAGATTGATGTTCGAAACCGGGGCAGTGCCTGCACACATGATCGAGAAATACAAGCAGGAAGCAAGAGAAAAAGGAAAGGAATCATTCGCCTTTGCATGGGTTATGGACTCTCTGAAGGAAGAGAGAGAAAGAGGTATCACCATCGATATCGCCCACAGAAGGTTCGACACTGACAAATATTATTTCACAGTCGTGGACTGTCCAGGCCACCGTGACTTCGTAAAGAACATGATCACAGGTGCCTCCCAGGCAGATGCAGCAATCCTTGTAGTCGCCGCACCGGACGGAGTCATGGCACAGACAAGGGAACACATATTTCTGTCCAGAACCCTTGGTATCAACCAGCTGATCATTGCCGTCAACAAAATGGACGCAGCAAAGTACAGCGAGGAAAGATACAATGAAGTAAAGGAACAGGTTTCACAGTTACTCGGCATGGTCGGTTTCAAGGCATCTGAGATCCCATTCATTCCAACCTCTGCTTTTGAAGGAGACAATATTAAGACATCTCCAAGTCCAAATACACCATGGTACAAAGGACCAGGAATTCTTGAAGCCCTTAATGCCCTCAAGCTGCCAGAAAAGCCGGATAAACTTCCACTAAGGATCCCTGTACAGGATGCATACACCATCTCCGGTATCGGAACTGTGCCAGTAGGCAGAGTAGAGACCGGCATAATGAAGAAAGGTGACAAAGTAGTATTCATGCCAACTGGAGCAGGTGGAGAAGTAAAGTCCATCGAAATGCACCATGAGGAAATTGAACAGGCAACCCCGGGCGACAACATCGGCTGGAGCGTAAGAGGTGTAGGAAAGGCGGACGTGCGCAGAGGAGATGTATGTGGACACAGTGCTAACCCACCAAGCGTGGCCGATGAGTTTACCGCACAGATCGTGGTACTCCAGCATCCATCTGCGATCACAGTAGGATATACACCTGTATTCCACTGCCACACCACACAGACCGCATGTACTCTTATGTCAATAGACAAGAAGCTTGACCCCAAATCCGGACAGGTCAAGGAAGAGAACCCCACCTTCATTAAGGCTGGAGATGCGGCAATTGTAACTGTTAAGCCAACAAAGCCAATGTGTATCGAGCCTGTAAAATCAATTCCACAGCTTGGAAGGTTCGCCATTCGTGATATGGGAATGACCATTGCTGCCGGCATGTGCATGAGTGTCAAACAGAAATAA
- a CDS encoding HAD family hydrolase translates to MKLETQAVPSTEKLTCIMFDMDNTLFDFVEAKIRACQEIVQHIGCGDALELFQYFRRPGHGFEDWNNILDYIADKGVFSRSVYDECCQIYETEKLKAVDPYPNAVHTIRELKEMGLKIAILTDAYSNNAKKRLEKTGFTQWLDALFCADITGSSKPSHQTFLFALNALGLQPYETLFVGDSLHRDIAPSKALGMLTAYAAYGDRNGDMNKRSEAISPDFILNDISEVLNLFGPGKRA, encoded by the coding sequence ATGAAGCTTGAAACACAGGCTGTACCCAGTACCGAGAAACTAACCTGTATTATGTTCGATATGGACAATACACTTTTTGATTTTGTGGAAGCAAAGATACGAGCCTGCCAGGAAATAGTGCAACACATTGGATGTGGAGATGCCCTGGAACTTTTCCAGTACTTCAGAAGACCGGGCCATGGCTTTGAAGACTGGAACAATATCCTGGATTACATTGCAGATAAAGGTGTATTTTCACGATCTGTGTATGATGAATGTTGCCAGATATATGAAACTGAGAAATTAAAAGCTGTAGACCCATATCCTAACGCTGTTCATACTATAAGGGAACTTAAGGAGATGGGGCTTAAAATTGCGATCCTTACCGATGCATATAGCAATAATGCAAAAAAGAGGCTGGAGAAAACAGGATTTACCCAATGGCTGGATGCCCTCTTCTGCGCAGACATTACAGGTTCAAGCAAACCTTCACATCAGACCTTTCTTTTTGCCTTGAATGCACTCGGCCTGCAACCATATGAAACTCTGTTTGTTGGTGACAGCCTGCACAGGGATATCGCACCTTCAAAGGCTTTAGGAATGCTCACTGCCTATGCAGCTTACGGAGACCGGAACGGCGACATGAACAAAAGATCTGAAGCTATATCTCCTGACTTTATATTGAACGATATAAGCGAAGTTCTGAACCTATTTGGACCT
- a CDS encoding elongation factor EF-2, which produces MGRRKKMVERVTALMGTPETIRNIGIVAHIDHGKTTLSDNLLGGAGMISKELAGKQLFMDSDEEEQARGITIDASNVSMVHEYEGKEYLINLIDTPGHVDFGGDVTRAMRAVDGAVVVIDAVEGTMPQTETVLRQALREHVKPVLFINKVDRLINELQVDSQEMQVRLGKLIDHVNKLIKGMNEERYKAGWKVDAAAGTVAFGSALYNWAISVPMMKKTGISFNDVYDYCKKEDMKALADKCPLHEVVNDMVVRFLPNPLQAQKGRVAAIWHGDKELPIAKAMMSADASADLTFMVTDISMDPHAGEVATGRLFSGSLTRGMEVYVSGAAKKNRIQQVGIFMGPERLEVEKIPAGNIAAVTGLKDAIVGSTVTTLENMTPFESIKHGSEPVVTVAVEAKHMKDLPKLVEVLRQVAKEDPTLRITLDEETGEHLMAGMGELHLEVIAHRIERDKGVEITTTPPLVVYRETIRGNAGPVEGKSPNRHNRFYVEIEPIEPEVVELIRNGDISMNMPELERREKLMAAGMSKDQAKGIADIYESNIYIDMTKGIQYLNETMELILEGFQEVMKAGPLSREPCMGIKVKLVDAKLHEDAVHRGPAQVIPASRQAIQAAMLMAGDTLLEPYQKVFIQVPQDQMGGATKEIQGRRGIIMDMHTEGDTTVIESRAPVAALFGFAGDIRSATEGRAMWSTEFAGFETLPTNLLGEVVGAIRQRKGLKKDIPQASDYLSM; this is translated from the coding sequence ATGGGAAGAAGAAAGAAAATGGTGGAGCGCGTCACTGCGTTGATGGGCACGCCTGAAACGATACGCAACATAGGCATAGTTGCGCACATTGATCACGGTAAAACCACATTATCCGATAACCTGCTGGGCGGAGCCGGAATGATATCCAAGGAGCTGGCAGGTAAGCAGCTCTTCATGGACTCTGACGAGGAAGAACAGGCAAGGGGAATTACCATCGATGCATCCAATGTTTCAATGGTGCACGAATATGAAGGAAAGGAATACCTGATCAACCTTATAGACACACCTGGCCACGTGGACTTTGGTGGAGACGTTACACGTGCCATGCGTGCAGTAGATGGAGCTGTAGTCGTAATTGATGCGGTAGAGGGTACAATGCCACAGACAGAGACTGTTCTGCGGCAGGCCCTAAGAGAGCATGTTAAACCTGTGCTGTTCATAAATAAAGTAGATCGCCTTATAAATGAACTGCAGGTAGATTCTCAGGAAATGCAGGTAAGACTCGGGAAGCTTATAGACCATGTTAACAAGCTCATCAAAGGAATGAACGAAGAGAGATATAAGGCAGGCTGGAAAGTAGATGCTGCTGCCGGTACTGTAGCTTTCGGTTCAGCACTTTATAACTGGGCAATAAGTGTACCAATGATGAAAAAGACTGGTATCAGTTTCAATGATGTATACGACTACTGTAAGAAAGAGGATATGAAGGCACTTGCTGACAAATGTCCTTTGCATGAGGTCGTAAACGACATGGTGGTCAGGTTCCTGCCAAATCCTCTGCAGGCGCAGAAGGGAAGAGTGGCAGCTATCTGGCACGGGGATAAAGAATTACCTATTGCGAAAGCTATGATGAGTGCTGATGCCTCTGCAGACCTTACATTCATGGTCACTGACATATCCATGGACCCACACGCAGGAGAAGTAGCCACTGGAAGACTTTTCAGTGGAAGTCTGACACGTGGAATGGAAGTATACGTATCCGGTGCTGCCAAGAAGAACAGGATACAGCAGGTAGGAATTTTTATGGGCCCCGAGAGGCTTGAAGTCGAAAAGATCCCTGCTGGTAACATAGCTGCTGTAACTGGCCTTAAAGATGCCATCGTAGGTTCCACAGTAACCACTCTGGAAAACATGACACCTTTTGAAAGCATAAAACATGGCAGTGAACCTGTGGTGACAGTTGCAGTCGAAGCAAAGCACATGAAAGATCTCCCCAAGCTTGTTGAAGTCCTTAGACAGGTAGCAAAGGAAGATCCAACACTCAGGATCACCCTTGATGAAGAAACCGGGGAGCACCTGATGGCTGGTATGGGCGAACTTCATCTTGAGGTTATCGCACACAGAATAGAGCGTGACAAAGGAGTGGAGATCACCACAACACCACCGCTGGTTGTATATCGTGAAACAATTCGTGGAAATGCGGGCCCTGTTGAAGGAAAATCACCAAACAGACACAACCGGTTCTATGTAGAGATTGAACCCATTGAGCCAGAAGTGGTCGAACTTATCCGTAACGGCGACATTTCAATGAATATGCCGGAACTGGAACGCCGTGAGAAACTTATGGCAGCTGGAATGAGCAAGGATCAGGCAAAAGGTATCGCAGACATATACGAATCTAATATCTATATAGATATGACAAAGGGTATCCAGTACCTTAATGAAACTATGGAGCTTATCCTTGAAGGATTCCAGGAAGTCATGAAAGCGGGACCATTATCAAGGGAACCCTGTATGGGCATCAAGGTCAAATTAGTGGACGCAAAGTTGCACGAAGATGCTGTACACAGAGGACCTGCTCAGGTAATTCCTGCTTCAAGGCAGGCCATACAGGCAGCCATGCTTATGGCTGGAGATACACTCCTTGAGCCATATCAGAAAGTTTTCATCCAGGTACCACAGGACCAGATGGGTGGAGCAACAAAGGAAATCCAGGGTCGTCGTGGAATTATAATGGATATGCATACTGAAGGCGACACTACAGTTATTGAATCAAGGGCTCCTGTAGCTGCATTATTTGGTTTCGCTGGTGATATCAGGTCAGCGACCGAAGGACGTGCAATGTGGAGCACTGAATTCGCTGGCTTTGAGACACTGCCTACAAACCTGTTGGGCGAGGTAGTAGGAGCCATCAGACAAAGAAAAGGCCTGAAGAAGGACATACCACAGGCATCTGATTACCTTTCCATGTAA
- the rpsJ gene encoding 30S ribosomal protein S10: MAQKARIRLSGISPVNLDGVCDQVKAIAERTGVSISGPVPLPTKKLVVPTRKSPSGEGTASWDHWEMRVHKRLIDIAADERALRQLMRIQVPKDINIEIVLQN; the protein is encoded by the coding sequence ATGGCACAGAAGGCAAGAATTAGATTATCAGGGATTAGTCCGGTAAATCTGGATGGAGTTTGCGATCAGGTAAAAGCGATCGCTGAAAGGACCGGAGTCAGCATTTCCGGACCAGTACCACTACCAACCAAGAAACTGGTAGTCCCTACGAGGAAGAGCCCAAGCGGAGAAGGAACCGCATCATGGGATCACTGGGAAATGAGAGTACATAAAAGGTTGATAGATATCGCAGCCGATGAAAGGGCATTGAGGCAACTCATGCGTATTCAGGTTCCGAAGGACATTAACATAGAGATAGTACTCCAAAACTGA